Proteins from a single region of Chryseobacterium scophthalmum:
- a CDS encoding patatin-like phospholipase family protein, translating to MNFERTGLVLSGGGTKGIAHAGVLKFLNEQNIDVDILACCSAGSIVGCLYAIGKKPEEILDFFQSVYFFNWKHFTFNQPGLVSSVIFNTYLKPIFNDMKIGDLDKEVKIVATELVGGTEKIFDNDFLITDAIIASCSIPGITTPYILGEEMFCDGGVLNNFPADIIRDDCDKLIGVFVSPPHDIKIDDLKTIKSIVSRSYDLLSYRIEKVKFEHCDWLISSQDLSSYGTFERKKDRLEQIFNIGYRAAKESFAESNYFTQLKKFGS from the coding sequence ATGAACTTTGAAAGAACAGGATTGGTTTTATCAGGCGGCGGTACCAAAGGAATCGCTCATGCAGGAGTATTAAAATTCTTGAACGAACAGAATATTGATGTAGATATTCTGGCTTGCTGCAGCGCTGGTTCTATTGTGGGCTGCCTTTATGCAATCGGGAAAAAGCCTGAAGAAATTTTAGATTTCTTCCAATCGGTGTATTTTTTTAATTGGAAACATTTTACATTTAATCAGCCTGGCTTGGTTTCTTCGGTGATTTTCAATACTTATCTGAAGCCGATTTTCAATGATATGAAAATTGGTGATCTTGACAAAGAAGTAAAGATCGTTGCAACCGAATTGGTTGGCGGAACAGAGAAAATTTTCGATAATGATTTTTTAATAACTGATGCTATTATTGCATCATGCTCGATTCCCGGCATTACAACACCTTATATTTTAGGCGAAGAAATGTTCTGTGACGGAGGTGTTTTGAATAATTTTCCGGCAGATATTATCCGTGATGACTGTGATAAACTGATTGGCGTATTTGTTTCGCCTCCTCACGATATTAAAATCGATGATTTGAAGACGATAAAATCAATTGTTTCGCGGTCGTATGATTTGCTTTCTTATCGTATCGAAAAGGTGAAATTTGAGCATTGCGACTGGTTGATTTCTTCTCAGGATTTGTCAAGCTATGGAACTTTTGAGCGTAAAAAAGACCGTTTAGAACAAATATTTAATATAGGATATCGTGCTGCCAAAGAAAGTTTTGCAGAAAGTAATTATTTTACACAATTGAAAAAGTTTGGATCTTAA
- a CDS encoding alpha-L-fucosidase — MLSKKTKNLFFSSLFISSTFFSQAHNVSEGYQKPTDPLVIQNLENWQDLKFGLFMHWGTYSQWGIVESWSLCPEDESWTQRKLEHGRSYNEYVENYENLQKTFDPTQFNPQKWADATKKAGMKYVVFTTKHHDGFAMFDTQQSEYKITSSKTPFSKNPKADVTKEIFNTFRNDGFKIGAYFSKPDWHSDDYWWSYFPPKDRNVNYDPKKYPERWNSFKNFTFNQLNEITSNYGKVDILWLDGGWVRPFHTIDQNVEWQRIIKVEQDIDMDKIGMMARKNQPGIIVVDRTVPGKWENYVTPEQAVPEKPLTIPWESCITMGDSFSYVPNDNYKSSQKIIETLVKIISRGGNYLMNIAPGPNGDYDAIVYERLKEISAWMNDNQSAVFATRAIAPYHDGNFYYTQSKDGRTVNIFHLDEKVNYESPETLSFAIPENFKPKSVKILGLNNKIQWKKKGNSIELILPKERTQLKYSTVIQIIQ; from the coding sequence ATGTTAAGTAAAAAAACTAAAAACTTATTTTTCTCATCATTATTCATATCATCTACTTTTTTTTCACAAGCGCACAATGTTTCGGAAGGTTATCAAAAACCGACAGACCCTTTAGTTATTCAAAATCTTGAAAATTGGCAGGATCTTAAATTCGGACTTTTCATGCATTGGGGAACGTACAGCCAATGGGGAATTGTTGAAAGTTGGAGTCTTTGTCCGGAAGATGAATCGTGGACGCAGCGTAAACTCGAACACGGAAGATCTTATAATGAATATGTAGAAAACTACGAAAACCTTCAGAAAACTTTTGATCCGACGCAATTCAATCCTCAAAAATGGGCAGATGCGACGAAAAAAGCGGGAATGAAATATGTGGTTTTCACAACAAAGCATCACGATGGTTTTGCGATGTTTGATACGCAACAGTCCGAATATAAAATCACTTCTTCAAAAACTCCTTTCTCTAAAAATCCGAAAGCGGATGTGACAAAGGAAATTTTCAATACATTTCGAAATGACGGCTTCAAAATCGGAGCCTATTTCTCAAAACCCGATTGGCATTCCGATGATTATTGGTGGTCGTATTTTCCGCCAAAAGATAGAAATGTGAATTACGATCCGAAAAAGTATCCTGAAAGATGGAACAGTTTTAAAAATTTCACTTTTAATCAGTTAAATGAAATCACTTCAAACTATGGTAAAGTAGATATTCTTTGGTTAGACGGAGGTTGGGTGCGCCCGTTTCATACGATTGACCAAAATGTTGAATGGCAAAGAATAATCAAGGTTGAACAAGATATCGACATGGATAAAATAGGGATGATGGCTCGCAAAAATCAACCCGGAATTATCGTTGTAGACCGTACTGTTCCAGGAAAATGGGAAAATTATGTAACTCCCGAACAAGCCGTTCCCGAAAAACCTCTTACAATCCCTTGGGAGAGCTGTATTACGATGGGGGATTCATTTTCATATGTTCCGAATGACAATTATAAATCGTCTCAGAAGATCATTGAAACTTTGGTTAAAATCATTTCACGAGGTGGAAATTACCTGATGAATATTGCTCCCGGACCAAACGGAGATTATGATGCGATCGTTTATGAAAGATTAAAAGAGATTTCAGCTTGGATGAATGACAATCAATCTGCAGTTTTTGCAACAAGAGCTATTGCGCCTTATCACGATGGAAATTTTTATTATACCCAAAGTAAAGATGGAAGAACAGTTAATATTTTTCACTTGGATGAAAAAGTAAATTATGAATCTCCTGAGACATTAAGCTTTGCAATTCCTGAAAATTTTAAACCAAAGTCAGTGAAAATTTTAGGTTTAAATAATAAAATTCAATGGAAGAAAAAAGGTAATTCAATTGAACTCATCTTACCAAAAGAAAGAACTCAATTAAAATATTCGACCGTAATTCAAATTATACAATAA
- a CDS encoding glycoside hydrolase family 3 N-terminal domain-containing protein yields MCFKFRFKIIAISLLSTTFITAQKPLYKDPKQPIEARVQDLLKRMTLEEKFWQCFMIPGDLDNVPKGQYSHGIFGLQVSAGNQGGGIAGQLLKYNANEDAERLAKKINAIQKYFVEESRLGIPIIPFDEALHGLMREGATAFPQAIGLSATFNPELMKEVSTAIAKESKLRGIRQILTPVVNLANDVRWGRTEETYGEDPFLTSVMGVNFVSSFENMGIITTPKHFLANVGEGGRDSYPIHWSKRYLEETHLVPFQKAFNQGKSRSVMTSYNLLDGRPSTANYWLLTEKLKKEWNFKGFVISDASAVGGANVLHFTAKDYDDASTQAINAGLDVIFQTEYQHYKLFIPPFLDGRISKERIDDAVSRVLRAKFELGLFENPYVSNKNIEELKKINHKPLAEKVAVESFVLLQNNNQTLPISENTKKILVVGTDAVDARLGGYSGPGNKKVGILDGIKNFVKDKNIEITYSKGIDWNLKQFVTIPTEFLSFENQKGLKGNYFSNSDLKGNPAFEKQDEQLNFKWTLYSPNPEKLQPDNYSVRWTGKLEAPSSGKYQLGLRGNDGFRLFLNGKLLIDNWEKLSYSTKTVDVDLVKGQKSDIIIEFHENRGEANIELIWNYGINNYQKDFNDALKLAENADYIIVTAGIHEGEFQDRSSLSLPGNQEKFIDEVSKLNKPTTVILVGGSAIKTTDWKDKVGAILDVWYPGEEGGNAVAKVLFGAENPSGKLPITFPIEEGQLPLTYNHHPTGRGNDYHDLSGEPLYPFGFGLSYTTFEISDLQLNQTKYSENDTIVAKVNVKNTGSKAGSEVVQLYVKDLLASVSRPIIELKGLEKVFLKPGESKQVSIEVPVKELQFLDEKMNWIVEKGTYRIFVGNSSKNLPLKQNIEVQ; encoded by the coding sequence ATGTGCTTTAAATTTCGTTTTAAAATTATAGCAATTTCATTATTGAGCACTACATTTATTACCGCTCAAAAACCTTTATACAAAGATCCCAAACAACCCATTGAAGCCAGAGTCCAAGATTTGCTGAAACGTATGACTCTAGAAGAAAAATTCTGGCAATGCTTTATGATTCCCGGAGATTTAGATAACGTTCCAAAAGGTCAATATTCTCATGGAATTTTCGGATTGCAGGTGAGTGCGGGAAATCAAGGCGGTGGAATTGCCGGACAATTATTGAAATACAATGCCAATGAAGATGCGGAAAGATTAGCAAAAAAAATCAATGCCATTCAAAAATATTTTGTCGAAGAATCGCGATTGGGAATTCCTATTATTCCTTTTGACGAAGCCTTACATGGATTGATGCGTGAAGGCGCAACCGCTTTTCCACAGGCGATTGGCTTGTCGGCAACCTTCAATCCTGAGTTAATGAAAGAAGTTTCGACAGCCATTGCAAAAGAATCAAAATTGAGAGGAATTCGTCAGATCTTAACTCCGGTTGTGAATTTGGCGAACGATGTTCGATGGGGAAGAACGGAGGAAACGTATGGCGAAGATCCGTTTTTGACTTCTGTAATGGGTGTAAATTTTGTCAGTTCTTTTGAAAATATGGGAATTATTACCACTCCAAAACATTTTTTAGCAAATGTAGGTGAAGGTGGAAGAGATTCTTACCCGATCCATTGGAGTAAAAGATATTTGGAAGAAACGCATTTAGTTCCTTTTCAAAAAGCCTTTAATCAGGGAAAAAGTCGTTCGGTGATGACTTCTTACAATTTGTTGGATGGACGACCTTCTACGGCAAATTACTGGTTATTGACCGAAAAATTAAAAAAAGAATGGAATTTCAAAGGTTTTGTCATCAGTGATGCAAGTGCGGTTGGTGGAGCAAATGTTCTGCATTTTACGGCAAAAGATTATGATGATGCTTCTACACAGGCGATCAATGCAGGTTTGGATGTAATTTTCCAAACCGAATATCAACATTATAAATTGTTTATTCCGCCATTTTTGGATGGAAGAATTTCTAAGGAAAGAATTGATGATGCCGTTTCGAGAGTTTTGAGAGCAAAATTTGAATTAGGTTTGTTTGAAAATCCTTACGTTTCTAACAAAAATATTGAAGAATTAAAGAAAATCAATCATAAACCTTTAGCCGAAAAAGTAGCTGTTGAATCTTTTGTTTTGCTTCAAAATAACAATCAAACACTACCGATTTCGGAAAATACTAAAAAGATTTTGGTTGTTGGAACCGATGCGGTAGATGCACGATTGGGAGGTTATTCCGGACCGGGAAATAAGAAGGTAGGTATTTTAGACGGAATTAAAAACTTCGTGAAAGATAAAAATATTGAAATCACTTATTCAAAAGGAATTGATTGGAATTTAAAGCAATTTGTTACGATTCCGACTGAGTTTTTATCTTTCGAAAATCAAAAAGGCTTAAAAGGAAATTATTTTTCTAATTCTGATTTAAAAGGAAATCCTGCTTTTGAAAAACAGGACGAACAATTGAATTTCAAATGGACTTTATATTCTCCAAACCCTGAAAAACTGCAGCCAGACAACTACAGCGTTCGTTGGACAGGAAAATTGGAAGCTCCAAGTTCAGGAAAATATCAATTGGGACTTCGTGGAAATGATGGTTTCAGATTGTTTTTAAATGGAAAATTATTAATTGATAATTGGGAAAAGCTGAGCTATTCAACAAAAACGGTTGATGTTGATTTAGTAAAAGGTCAAAAATCTGATATAATCATTGAATTTCATGAAAATAGGGGAGAAGCAAACATAGAACTGATCTGGAATTATGGTATAAATAATTACCAAAAAGATTTTAATGATGCTTTAAAATTAGCTGAAAATGCAGATTACATTATTGTTACCGCAGGAATTCATGAAGGCGAATTTCAGGATCGTTCTTCGTTGAGCCTTCCGGGAAATCAGGAAAAATTTATTGATGAAGTTTCAAAATTAAATAAACCAACAACAGTGATTTTGGTTGGAGGTTCTGCGATAAAAACGACCGATTGGAAAGATAAAGTGGGAGCGATTTTAGATGTTTGGTATCCCGGAGAAGAAGGTGGAAATGCGGTTGCAAAAGTTCTTTTTGGAGCTGAAAATCCTTCAGGAAAATTACCAATTACGTTTCCGATTGAAGAAGGGCAATTGCCTTTAACGTATAATCATCATCCTACAGGAAGAGGAAATGATTATCATGATTTGAGTGGCGAACCGTTGTATCCGTTTGGTTTTGGATTGAGTTATACGACTTTCGAAATCTCTGATTTACAATTAAATCAAACAAAATATTCTGAAAACGACACGATTGTAGCAAAAGTCAATGTGAAAAATACAGGTTCAAAAGCTGGAAGTGAAGTTGTTCAGTTATATGTAAAAGATTTACTGGCTTCAGTTTCAAGACCGATTATTGAATTGAAAGGTTTGGAAAAAGTATTTTTAAAACCGGGAGAATCTAAACAGGTTTCGATTGAAGTTCCTGTGAAAGAACTACAGTTTTTAGATGAGAAAATGAACTGGATTGTGGAAAAAGGAACCTATAGGATTTTTGTAGGAAATTCTTCAAAAAATCTGCCTTTAAAACAGAATATTGAAGTTCAATAA
- a CDS encoding TIGR01777 family oxidoreductase: MKIIIAAGTGFLGKNLEKYFTEKGNQVYILTRNPKRKNEILWDAKTLGEWKTLLENSDVLINLAGKSVDCRYTNKNKQEIYDSRINSTKILQQAVDNCINKPKIWLNASSATIYVHSETHLNTEANGIIGDDFSMNICKSWEKEFFKTENKDTRKVALRTSIVLGNNGGAFTKLKLITKLGLGGKQGRGNQNVSWIHINDFCKAVEYIIENKNLSGEINVTAPNPLSNEEFMRKLRKEMKIPLGLNAAAWQLEIASVFLKTETELLLKSRNVYPKKLMKSGFKFTYPSVKTAFKDLI, translated from the coding sequence ATGAAAATAATCATCGCTGCCGGAACCGGTTTCCTCGGAAAAAATCTCGAAAAATATTTTACCGAAAAAGGAAATCAAGTGTATATTTTAACGAGAAATCCAAAACGTAAAAACGAAATTTTATGGGATGCAAAAACGTTAGGTGAATGGAAAACTTTGCTTGAAAATTCAGATGTTTTAATCAATCTGGCGGGAAAATCTGTCGATTGTCGATACACAAACAAAAATAAGCAGGAAATTTACGATTCAAGAATTAATAGTACAAAAATACTTCAACAAGCGGTTGACAATTGTATTAATAAACCAAAAATATGGTTGAATGCAAGTTCGGCAACAATTTATGTTCATTCAGAAACACATTTAAATACAGAAGCAAACGGAATAATCGGTGACGATTTTTCGATGAATATCTGTAAAAGCTGGGAAAAAGAATTTTTTAAAACTGAAAATAAAGACACCAGAAAAGTTGCATTAAGAACATCGATTGTTTTAGGAAATAATGGGGGAGCTTTTACCAAATTAAAATTGATTACAAAATTGGGTTTGGGCGGAAAACAGGGAAGAGGAAATCAAAACGTAAGCTGGATTCATATTAATGATTTTTGCAAAGCTGTAGAATATATTATTGAGAATAAAAATCTTTCAGGAGAAATTAATGTGACTGCTCCAAATCCTTTGTCTAATGAAGAATTTATGCGAAAATTAAGAAAAGAAATGAAAATTCCATTGGGTTTAAATGCTGCGGCTTGGCAACTTGAAATCGCCTCAGTATTTTTAAAAACAGAAACCGAATTATTATTAAAAAGCCGAAACGTCTATCCTAAAAAATTAATGAAAAGTGGTTTTAAATTTACCTATCCAAGTGTTAAAACTGCATTTAAAGATTTGATTTAG
- a CDS encoding DCC1-like thiol-disulfide oxidoreductase family protein yields the protein MKTLQNHTLIYDNECPMCNIYSKGFIKSGMLNESGREAFTELSFKNKNLIDFNRAKNEIALVDHNKNKVIYGLDSLLLIIGNSFPTLEKIARIQPLYWFFKKLYSFVSYNRKQIIPSQNDDENSSCIPDFNLKYRLIYVGFVVLFSGLVLGIFSSKLGLNLNQNFARELIICLGQIVWQTLFLRMYLKEKIWDYLGNMMTVSLIGTLLLVPVLFINLSPFFNLIYFGTVVFIMFLEHIRRCRILKLNLLPTISWMLFRLTALAIIIWLNF from the coding sequence ATGAAAACCCTGCAAAATCACACCCTGATTTACGACAACGAATGTCCGATGTGTAATATCTATTCAAAAGGTTTTATAAAATCCGGAATGTTGAATGAAAGTGGAAGAGAAGCCTTTACTGAACTGAGTTTTAAGAATAAAAACCTCATCGATTTCAACCGTGCAAAAAATGAAATAGCTTTAGTTGATCACAACAAAAATAAGGTAATTTATGGTTTAGACAGTTTGCTGTTAATCATCGGAAACTCGTTTCCGACGTTAGAAAAAATTGCGAGAATACAACCTTTATATTGGTTTTTTAAAAAGCTGTATTCTTTCGTTTCTTACAACAGAAAACAAATTATTCCATCACAGAATGATGATGAAAACAGTTCTTGCATTCCAGATTTTAACTTGAAATATAGATTGATTTATGTAGGTTTTGTTGTTCTTTTTTCGGGATTGGTTTTGGGTATTTTTAGTTCTAAATTAGGTTTAAATTTAAATCAGAATTTCGCCAGAGAATTAATCATTTGCTTAGGGCAAATTGTCTGGCAAACTTTATTTTTAAGAATGTATTTAAAAGAGAAAATTTGGGATTATCTCGGAAATATGATGACGGTTTCTCTAATCGGAACCTTGCTTTTAGTTCCTGTTTTATTCATCAATTTAAGTCCTTTTTTCAATCTTATTTACTTTGGAACTGTAGTTTTCATCATGTTTTTAGAACACATCAGAAGATGCAGAATTTTAAAATTAAATCTTCTTCCTACAATATCTTGGATGCTTTTCAGATTGACAGCTTTGGCAATCATTATTTGGTTAAATTTCTAA
- a CDS encoding fatty acid desaturase family protein, producing MNHLELTKKVVWKDLKKLSVKEMLIENNISLPWLFISLFLAYKGYYWAALPFSGFYFLTALRQVHNGFHNSLGTGKFLIWFSMYLNSILMMASIHAVKFNHIRHHKFCLSEEDYEGKSASMKWYEAILYGPKHMFLIHWMTFKLSNKDYKKNMFLELISIAVFVFIAFYFQIDFLIYHILIMFFGEFLMAFFAVWTVHHDTHETPNIARTQRGFWKNKLTFSMFYHMEHHLFPAVPTIKLPELAARIDKVLPELNKKQTF from the coding sequence ATGAATCATCTTGAACTCACCAAAAAAGTAGTATGGAAAGATCTTAAAAAGCTTTCCGTAAAAGAAATGTTGATAGAAAATAATATCTCTTTGCCATGGCTTTTTATTTCTCTGTTTTTGGCTTACAAAGGATATTACTGGGCAGCGCTTCCGTTTTCCGGATTCTATTTTTTGACTGCCTTAAGACAGGTTCACAACGGATTTCACAACTCTTTAGGAACTGGCAAATTTCTTATCTGGTTTTCAATGTATCTCAACAGTATTTTGATGATGGCATCTATTCATGCTGTGAAATTCAATCACATCAGACACCATAAATTTTGTCTTTCCGAAGAAGATTATGAAGGAAAATCGGCTTCAATGAAATGGTATGAAGCTATTTTATACGGACCGAAACATATGTTCTTAATTCATTGGATGACTTTTAAATTATCCAATAAAGACTACAAAAAGAATATGTTTTTAGAGTTAATCTCGATTGCTGTTTTTGTTTTCATTGCTTTTTATTTCCAGATTGATTTTTTAATATATCACATTTTAATTATGTTTTTTGGTGAATTTTTAATGGCATTTTTTGCAGTTTGGACGGTTCATCATGACACCCACGAAACTCCAAACATTGCAAGAACTCAACGCGGATTTTGGAAAAATAAATTGACCTTCAGTATGTTTTATCACATGGAACACCACCTTTTTCCCGCAGTTCCCACCATAAAATTACCAGAATTGGCAGCAAGAATCGATAAAGTTTTGCCGGAATTAAATAAGAAACAAACATTTTAA
- a CDS encoding SRPBCC family protein, whose amino-acid sequence MSTIHLTTIIKSDIHKVFDLSRNIDLHQKSTSKTNEKAIAGRTSGMIELNETVTWRAKHLGFYQTHTSKITAMQKPNHFTDVMLKGRFKSFKHQHIFREDGKNTIMTDILEFESPFGIIGQLFNYFFLKNYMKKFLLKRNDMIKNTAENHKINS is encoded by the coding sequence ATGTCTACAATCCATTTAACAACAATCATCAAATCGGATATTCACAAAGTTTTCGATTTGTCAAGAAATATTGATTTGCATCAAAAATCAACTTCAAAAACCAATGAAAAAGCAATTGCGGGAAGAACTTCAGGAATGATTGAGCTCAATGAAACAGTAACCTGGAGAGCAAAGCATTTAGGATTTTACCAAACCCATACTTCAAAAATTACAGCGATGCAAAAGCCCAATCATTTCACAGATGTTATGCTGAAAGGAAGATTTAAATCTTTTAAACATCAGCATATTTTCAGAGAGGATGGCAAAAACACGATAATGACAGATATTTTAGAATTTGAATCACCTTTTGGAATTATCGGTCAATTGTTCAATTATTTTTTTCTGAAAAATTATATGAAAAAATTTTTATTAAAAAGAAATGATATGATAAAAAACACAGCAGAAAATCATAAAATAAACAGTTAG
- a CDS encoding PH domain-containing protein, with amino-acid sequence MFKKLAAEALGLGDIGKIIPSQDYDKVDSDDYILSEDNEKIFFLIKSKRDEYCFTNRALIHIDGASALDKKRVLKRYEYYQFPFSNIALQTAGTIDLDVEISFNIGNVPLMISVAKGQIDQLKDLYKALLAIQQEVHHNHSLLNFSNDSIQKAIGSVASGKQENVSKSQELRAINEYIFAWNTNSFDKYNQKDFSRIFEKYINN; translated from the coding sequence ATGTTTAAAAAATTAGCTGCGGAAGCTTTAGGGTTAGGTGATATCGGTAAGATTATTCCTTCTCAGGATTATGATAAAGTAGATTCTGATGATTATATTTTATCTGAAGATAATGAGAAAATATTCTTTTTAATTAAATCTAAAAGAGATGAATATTGCTTTACCAACAGAGCATTAATTCATATCGACGGAGCAAGTGCATTGGATAAAAAGAGAGTTTTAAAGAGATACGAATATTATCAGTTTCCTTTTTCAAATATCGCATTACAGACTGCCGGAACGATTGATTTGGATGTTGAAATTTCATTTAATATCGGGAATGTTCCTTTGATGATTAGTGTTGCAAAAGGTCAGATTGATCAATTGAAAGACCTTTATAAAGCGCTTTTGGCTATTCAGCAGGAAGTTCATCATAATCATTCTTTGCTGAATTTTTCAAATGACAGTATACAGAAAGCAATTGGTAGTGTTGCATCAGGAAAACAGGAAAATGTTTCAAAAAGTCAGGAATTAAGAGCGATCAACGAATATATTTTTGCCTGGAACACCAATAGTTTTGATAAATATAATCAAAAAGATTTCTCAAGAATTTTTGAAAAATATATTAATAATTAG
- a CDS encoding YqjF family protein produces the protein MKFLKAEWRKLAIINYEINPDILLKYLPKGTELNFYQGKCYVSLVGFMFLNTKLLGLSIPFYRNFEEVNLRFYVKKKEGHQWKRGVVFIKEIVPKYALSAIANSMYKENYKTLKMKNHIKFTDDDLIVKYSWKDKEWYSMQIIAENKSRTMEDDSEFEFITEHYWGFTKKDDKTSEYEVCHPKWEWYMVKNHQLEIDFKKVYGKDFECLNHQKPISVMLAEGSEIEVRMKKYLVQK, from the coding sequence ATGAAATTTTTAAAAGCCGAATGGCGAAAGTTAGCTATCATCAACTACGAAATTAACCCCGATATATTATTGAAATATCTTCCAAAAGGAACAGAATTAAACTTCTACCAAGGGAAATGTTATGTAAGTTTGGTTGGATTTATGTTTTTAAATACCAAATTATTGGGACTTTCAATTCCTTTTTATCGAAATTTCGAAGAAGTGAACTTAAGATTTTATGTCAAGAAAAAAGAAGGACACCAATGGAAAAGAGGAGTAGTTTTCATTAAAGAGATTGTTCCGAAATATGCATTAAGTGCAATCGCAAATTCTATGTATAAAGAGAATTATAAAACTTTAAAAATGAAAAATCATATCAAATTTACTGATGATGATTTGATTGTAAAATACTCATGGAAAGATAAAGAGTGGTATTCTATGCAGATTATAGCCGAAAATAAATCTAGAACGATGGAAGATGATTCTGAATTTGAGTTTATCACAGAGCATTATTGGGGTTTTACGAAAAAAGATGATAAAACCTCAGAATACGAAGTTTGCCATCCAAAATGGGAGTGGTACATGGTGAAAAATCACCAGCTTGAAATTGATTTTAAAAAAGTCTACGGAAAAGATTTTGAATGTTTAAATCATCAGAAACCAATCTCTGTAATGCTTGCAGAAGGCTCTGAAATCGAAGTGAGAATGAAGAAATATTTGGTGCAAAAGTAA
- the lpdA gene encoding dihydrolipoyl dehydrogenase translates to MNYDIIVIGSGPGGYVTAIRAAQLGFKTAIIEKENLGGICLNWGCIPTKALLKSAQVFHYINHAEDYGLNKVEASFEFPNVIQRSRGVASKMSKGIEFLMKKNKIDVILGTAKVQKGKKVSVTDKEGKVTEYTGTHIILATGARSRELPNLPQDGKKVIGYRQALSLPEQPKSMIVVGSGAIGVEFADFYNTMGTKVTVVEFLPNIVPVEDEDISKHLEKSLKKSGIEIMTNASVESVDTSGNGVKATVKTANGNVTLEADILLSAVGIAANIENIGLEEVGIQTDKGRVLVNEWYETSVPGYYAIGDIIPTQALAHVASAEGITCVEKIKGMHVEKIDYGNIPGCTYCHPEVASVGLTEKQAKEKGYELKVGKFPLSASGKATANGNTDGFIKVIFDAKYGEWLGCHMIGEGVTDMVAEAVVARKLETTGHEIIKSIHPHPTVSEAIMEAAAAAYGEVIHI, encoded by the coding sequence ATGAATTACGATATTATTGTCATCGGAAGTGGTCCTGGTGGATATGTTACAGCAATCAGAGCGGCACAATTGGGTTTCAAAACTGCAATTATCGAGAAAGAAAACTTAGGAGGAATCTGCCTTAACTGGGGATGTATTCCAACGAAAGCTTTGTTGAAGTCGGCTCAGGTTTTTCATTATATTAATCATGCAGAAGACTATGGTTTGAATAAAGTGGAAGCTAGTTTTGAGTTTCCAAACGTTATTCAGAGAAGCCGTGGTGTTGCTTCTAAAATGAGCAAAGGAATTGAGTTCTTGATGAAAAAGAACAAGATCGATGTTATTTTAGGAACTGCAAAAGTACAAAAAGGTAAAAAAGTTTCTGTTACAGATAAAGAAGGAAAAGTAACTGAATACACAGGAACTCACATTATTTTGGCTACAGGAGCTCGTTCTAGAGAGTTGCCAAACTTACCTCAAGACGGTAAAAAAGTAATCGGATACAGACAGGCATTATCTCTTCCTGAGCAGCCAAAATCTATGATTGTTGTAGGTTCTGGAGCTATCGGAGTTGAGTTTGCTGATTTTTATAACACAATGGGTACAAAAGTAACTGTTGTAGAATTTTTACCAAACATCGTTCCTGTAGAAGATGAGGATATTTCTAAGCACTTAGAAAAATCTCTTAAGAAATCAGGGATCGAAATCATGACAAATGCTTCTGTAGAAAGCGTTGATACAAGCGGAAACGGTGTGAAAGCTACTGTAAAAACTGCAAACGGAAACGTAACTCTTGAAGCTGATATCTTGCTTTCTGCTGTAGGAATTGCTGCAAACATCGAGAACATTGGTCTTGAAGAAGTGGGAATTCAGACAGATAAAGGTAGAGTTTTGGTAAACGAATGGTACGAAACTTCAGTTCCTGGTTACTATGCAATCGGAGATATTATCCCAACTCAGGCTTTGGCACACGTTGCTTCTGCTGAAGGTATTACTTGCGTAGAAAAAATCAAAGGAATGCACGTTGAAAAAATCGACTATGGCAATATTCCTGGATGTACTTACTGTCACCCTGAAGTTGCTTCTGTTGGTCTTACAGAAAAGCAGGCTAAAGAAAAAGGTTACGAGCTTAAAGTTGGTAAATTCCCTCTTTCTGCAAGTGGAAAAGCTACTGCAAACGGAAACACAGATGGTTTCATCAAAGTAATTTTTGACGCTAAATACGGTGAGTGGTTAGGTTGTCACATGATTGGTGAAGGTGTAACTGATATGGTTGCTGAAGCGGTTGTTGCTAGAAAATTAGAAACGACTGGTCACGAAATTATTAAGTCAATTCACCCGCATCCAACAGTTTCTGAAGCAATTATGGAAGCTGCGGCTGCTGCTTATGGTGAAGTGATTCACATTTAA